Proteins from one Pantoea cypripedii genomic window:
- a CDS encoding aldehyde dehydrogenase (NADP(+)): protein MNANNGKQFIAGQRVASASPVLKSINAKTGEPLPYLFCQATSAEADNAADAAAAVFRSYQKQTLDRRAAFLDAIANEIDSLDDSFVATVMEETGLPEARIKGERSRTSTQMRMFADYVRARGFLGIRIDTFDGTGKPTLRQYNVGTGPVAVFGASNFPLAFSTAGGDTAAALAAGCPVVVKAHSGHMKTAELTAEAIERARIKSEMPAGVFNMIFGSRVGADLVRHPKIKAVGFTGSLNGGKALIEIANARPEPIPVFAEMSSIXPMVMLNGXLTNQAEKVAGELVASFTMGTGQFCTKPGLILGIQTDAFENFVSELKHKVXXLNPMVMLNPSTLSSYDHRRKEFDEFSALEQLAKGQDGNLCAGARLYRTDLQTLIANKTLVQEEIFGPAAIIVSVKNEAELLEALNTLGGQLTASLFGEESELAKASDLVDTLEEKAGRLIVNNYPTGVEVCHAMVHGGPWPATSDSRGTSVGSLAINRFMRPVCFQNYPQSLLPEVLRDEQLHSVPHLLNGKYVG, encoded by the coding sequence ATGAACGCTAATAATGGAAAGCAATTTATTGCTGGCCAGCGTGTTGCCTCAGCCTCACCAGTGCTGAAGAGCATTAATGCGAAAACGGGTGAGCCATTACCATATTTGTTTTGCCAGGCCACTTCTGCCGAAGCGGATAATGCGGCAGATGCAGCGGCGGCAGTTTTCAGAAGCTATCAGAAACAAACACTGGATCGTCGCGCCGCATTCCTTGATGCCATCGCCAATGAAATTGACAGTCTCGATGACAGTTTCGTGGCGACTGTCATGGAAGAAACCGGTCTGCCCGAAGCGCGCATCAAAGGTGAACGTAGCCGGACATCTACCCAGATGCGCATGTTTGCTGATTATGTCAGAGCACGCGGATTCCTGGGCATTCGTATAGACACTTTTGACGGCACCGGGAAACCTACCCTGCGCCAGTATAATGTTGGCACAGGCCCCGTCGCTGTATTTGGAGCCAGTAACTTTCCACTGGCCTTTTCCACGGCAGGTGGCGACACCGCCGCGGCACTCGCTGCAGGCTGCCCGGTAGTAGTGAAAGCCCATTCCGGGCATATGAAAACCGCTGAGCTGACGGCAGAAGCCATTGAGCGTGCACGTATTAAATCAGAGATGCCGGCAGGTGTTTTTAATATGATCTTTGGCTCCCGTGTGGGTGCTGATCTGGTGCGCCATCCCAAAATCAAGGCTGTAGGTTTTACCGGCTCCCTGAACGGTGGAAAGGCNTTAATTGAAATCGCCAACGCCAGACCTGAACCTATTCCTGTTTTTGCNGAGATGTCCAGCATCAANCCAATGGTCATGCTCAACGGATTNTTGACCAATCAGGCTGAGAAAGTGGCTGGCGAACTGGTNGCTTCGTTCACTATGGGGACGGGGCAATTCTGTACCAAACCCGGGTTGATCCTGGGTATTCAAACTGATGCGTTTGAAAATTTTGTCTCTGAACTTAAGCATAAAGTCAGNNCGCTTAACCCAATGGTNATGCTNAATCCATCAACACTCAGTTCTTATGACCATCGTCGTAAGGAATTTGATGAATTCAGCGCACTTGAGCAGTTAGCGAAAGGCCAGGATGGCAATCTGTGTGCCGGTGCACGTCTGTACAGAACGGACCTTCAAACTCTCATCGCTAATAAGACCCTGGTTCAGGAAGAAATCTTTGGCCCGGCAGCAATTATTGTCAGCGTTAAGAACGAAGCAGAGCTGCTGGAAGCACTGAACACACTTGGGGGGCAATTAACAGCTTCATTGTTTGGTGAAGAGTCCGAACTTGCTAAAGCCAGCGACTTGGTAGACACACTGGAAGAAAAAGCGGGTCGATTGATTGTTAACAACTATCCGACCGGTGTTGAAGTGTGTCATGCGATGGTTCACGGCGGGCCGTGGCCAGCAACATCCGATTCACGCGGTACCTCTGTAGGAAGTCTGGCAATCAATCGCTTTATGCGCCCAGTGTGTTTCCAGAACTACCCGCAATCTCTATTACCCGAAGTACTGAGAGATGAACAGCTGCACTCCGTCCCTCATCTCCTTAATGGTAAATACGTGGGTTAA
- a CDS encoding integrase core domain-containing protein: ADSTRTFATSLGFIVCTTPVRSPESNGMAESFVKTFKRDYVYVNDLPDAVSVMEKLTEWMEDYNNWHPHKGLKMQSPREYRSSLLAIN; encoded by the coding sequence TCGCGGACTCAACAAGAACGTTCGCCACCTCACTCGGGTTCATCGTGTGTACGACGCCAGTGCGCAGTCCGGAAAGCAATGGGATGGCTGAATCGTTCGTGAAAACGTTCAAGCGTGACTACGTGTATGTGAATGACCTGCCGGATGCGGTGAGCGTAATGGAAAAACTGACGGAATGGATGGAAGACTATAATAACTGGCATCCCCATAAAGGTCTGAAAATGCAGTCACCAAGAGAGTACAGAAGTTCACTGCTGGCTATAAATTAA
- a CDS encoding aldehyde dehydrogenase — MTAELKKKSQTIEFITKAYIDGRFVDSVSGKTFNTLNPATGKILAKIAECDKADVDIAVAAAKRAFDEGVWSKLAPKARKYAMLKLADLVEENAEELGIIESLDNGKPVADAINADLPDAIETLRWSAEAIDKVYDLASPTASDIVSMIVREPIGVVGVVIPWNFPLPILAMKLGPILATGNSVVIKPAEQTSLSALHFVALCDKAGIPAGVVNIVTGFGETAGKALGVHPDVECLSFTGSTEVGRYFLRYSADSNLKKVMLELGGKSPAIVMDDVKNIQHAVEQVAAGILFGQGENCSAGSRLLIQRGIKDRFMKALLAEFEKWTVGEPFSEETRIGALIEEKHMQRILDYIEQGKQEGARLIMGGERLFSETGGYFIGPTVFDDVTNNMTIAQEEIFGPVLSVITFDTVEEAISIANDTIYGLASSLHTNDLTTAHTVARAIRAGTVSVNCFSEGDQSVPFGGFKQSGFGGREKSIHIFDQYSELKTIWIQLV; from the coding sequence ATGACGGCGGAACTCAAGAAGAAGTCTCAGACGATTGAATTCATTACCAAAGCATACATTGATGGACGTTTCGTCGATTCGGTCAGTGGTAAAACATTTAACACCCTGAATCCGGCTACCGGTAAAATCCTGGCAAAAATCGCTGAGTGTGACAAAGCAGATGTCGATATTGCAGTGGCTGCGGCAAAACGCGCCTTTGATGAGGGTGTGTGGAGCAAGCTGGCCCCAAAAGCGCGTAAATATGCGATGCTCAAACTGGCGGATCTGGTCGAAGAAAATGCCGAAGAATTAGGCATTATTGAGAGCCTGGACAACGGTAAACCTGTTGCTGATGCTATCAATGCAGATCTCCCGGATGCGATTGAAACCTTGCGCTGGAGTGCGGAAGCCATTGATAAGGTCTATGACCTGGCATCACCGACTGCCAGTGATATTGTTTCGATGATTGTGCGCGAACCGATTGGTGTCGTTGGTGTTGTCATTCCGTGGAACTTCCCGCTGCCCATTCTGGCTATGAAACTGGGTCCAATCCTGGCCACAGGTAATAGCGTGGTAATCAAGCCTGCTGAACAGACCTCGTTATCCGCATTACATTTCGTCGCCTTGTGTGATAAAGCAGGTATTCCTGCCGGTGTGGTGAATATCGTGACGGGATTTGGTGAGACCGCAGGGAAGGCGCTGGGTGTGCACCCTGATGTTGAATGCCTGAGCTTTACCGGATCTACAGAAGTTGGACGTTATTTCCTGCGCTATTCAGCAGATTCGAATCTCAAAAAAGTCATGCTTGAGTTAGGGGGTAAAAGTCCTGCGATCGTGATGGATGATGTGAAGAATATCCAGCACGCGGTTGAACAGGTGGCTGCTGGCATCCTTTTTGGACAAGGAGAAAACTGCAGTGCCGGTTCACGCCTGCTGATCCAGCGCGGCATTAAAGATCGTTTCATGAAGGCGCTTTTAGCAGAATTTGAAAAATGGACCGTCGGTGAGCCGTTCAGTGAGGAAACCCGTATCGGGGCCCTGATTGAAGAGAAGCACATGCAGCGCATTCTTGACTACATTGAGCAGGGCAAACAGGAAGGTGCACGTCTGATTATGGGCGGTGAGCGTCTGTTCAGTGAAACAGGGGGATATTTTATTGGCCCTACCGTGTTCGATGATGTGACCAATAATATGACCATTGCACAGGAGGAGATTTTTGGCCCTGTGCTGAGTGTCATAACATTTGATACGGTCGAGGAAGCCATATCGATCGCAAACGATACCATTTACGGCCTCGCCTCTTCACTGCATACCAATGATTTGACCACTGCACATACTGTTGCACGGGCCATTCGTGCGGGAACGGTGTCAGTCAACTGTTTCTCTGAAGGCGACCAGTCGGTGCCATTTGGTGGATTTAAGCAGTCAGGATTTGGTGGCCGTGAAAAATCCATCCACATTTTTGATCAATACTCTGAACTGAAAACGATCTGGATCCAGCTGGTCTAA
- a CDS encoding dihydrodipicolinate synthase family protein: MKSNIFSGVIPALMTPCTPDRTPDYDALVRKGKELIAAGMSAVVYCGSMGDWPLLTDEQRMEGVARLAEAGIPVIVGTGAVNTASAVAHAAHAQRVGAKGLMVIPRVLSRASVISAQKXHFKAILSAAPDLPAVIYNSPYYGFATRADLFAALRXEHPNLIGFKEFGGADDLRYAAENITSREDDVTLMIGVDTEVVHGFVXCGATGAITGIGNVLPKEVLHLCNLSKAAAKGNVAARALALELESALAVLSSFDTGPDLVLFFKHMMVLKGNKEYTLHFNETDVLTDSQRGYVEAQLALFDKWYASWSEQSGTVREYXPD, translated from the coding sequence ATGAAATCAAATATTTTTTCCGGTGTGATTCCAGCCCTGATGACACCATGCACCCCGGACAGAACACCTGATTACGATGCGCTCGTCCGCAAAGGTAAAGAGCTGATTGCAGCAGGTATGTCTGCCGTCGTCTATTGTGGTTCTATGGGTGACTGGCCGCTGCTGACTGACGAACAACGTATGGAAGGCGTTGCCCGTCTTGCTGAAGCGGGTATTCCGGTCATCGTGGGAACGGGAGCCGTCAATACGGCATCGGCAGTNGCACATGCAGCACATGCGCAGCGTGTTGGGGCCAAAGGTTTAATGGTTATCCCTCGCGTTTTATCACGCGCCTCAGTAATCTCTGCTCAAAAGGANCATTTTAAAGCCATCCTGAGTGCAGCGCCTGATTTGCCAGCCGTCATTTACAACAGTCCATATTATGGTTTTGCAACGCGTGCAGATCTGTTTGCAGCACTGCGTNCAGAACATCCAAACCTNATTGGCTTCAAAGAGTTTGGNGGGGCGGACGATTTACGCTACGCNGCAGAAAATATCACCAGCCGTGAAGACGACGTCACACTTATGATTGGNGTGGATACCGAGGTTGTACATGGTTTCGTTANTTGCGGTGCGACTGGTGCGATAACGGGTATTGGTAACGTNTTGCCAAAAGAAGTTCTGCATCTTTGCAATCTGTCTAAGGCCGCAGCGAAAGGCAATGTTGCAGCTCGTGCTCTGGCGCTGGAGTTAGAGAGTGCCCTGGCAGTACTGTCTTCATTTGATACCGGCCCCGATCTGGTGCTGTTCTTCAAACATATGATGGTACTGAAAGGAAATAAAGAATATACCCTGCACTTTAACGAAACTGACGTACTTACCGACAGTCAGCGTGGTTATGTTGAAGCACAGCTGGCACTGTTTGATAAATGGTACGCTTCATGGAGTGAACAATCAGGTACTGTCCGCGAATATAANCCTGACTAA